In Topomyia yanbarensis strain Yona2022 chromosome 2, ASM3024719v1, whole genome shotgun sequence, one DNA window encodes the following:
- the LOC131681877 gene encoding inhibitor of growth protein 4-like isoform X1, with amino-acid sequence MTSALYLEHYLDGLEHLPNELKRNFTLMRDLDSRAQVLMKSIDEKANEFMKQLVNTKENFPEDVKKEKLRTIQELFNKAKEYGDDKVQLAIQTYELVDKHIRRLDSDLARFEGEIQDKTLNAREKSEEQVTKKGGRKKVKDVKNSAKKKRAASSEDEGRAAGATGTGVSGATSGNTSANGKGKNSKKQKVNQEKEGRKGHKKNAELDDSAQDGGHGTPHPSDVLDMPVDPNEPTYCLCHQVSYGEMIGCDNPDCPIEWFHFACVGLTTKPKGKWFCPKCSQDRKKK; translated from the exons ATGACGTCGGCTTTGTATTTAGAGCACTATCTTGATG GATTGGAGCACTTACCGAATGAGCTGAAGCGTAACTTCACGTTGATGCGAGATTTGGACTCTCGAGCCCAGGTTCTCATGAAATCTATCGACGAGAAGGCTAATGAATTTATGAAGCAATTGGTAAACACCAAAGAAAACTTTCCGGAGGACGTGAAAAAGGAGAAGCTTCGCACAATCCAGGAACTGTTTAATAAGGCTAAGGAATATGGCGACGACAAGGTGCAGCTAGCCATTCAAACATATGAGCTAGTAGATAAACACATTCGCCGATTGGACTCGGATCTTGCTCGGTTTGAGGGAGAAATTCAGGACAAAACGTTGAATGCTCGAGAGAAATCGGAGGAACAGGTTACCAAAAAGGGTGGCCGGAAAAAGGTGAAGGATGTGAAGAATTCAGCCAAAAAGAAACGTGCCGCTTCTTCCGAGGATGAGGGAAGGGCAGCTGGAGCGACTGGAACCGGAGTTAGCGGAGCTACGAGTGGAAATACCAGCGCCAACGGTAAAGGCAAGAACAGCAAGAAGCAGAAGGTAAATCAAGAAAAAGAAGGCCGCAAAGGTCATAAG AAAAATGCAGAACTGGACGATAGTGCACAGGATGGTGGTCATGGTACTCCACACCCTAGTGATGTTCTTGACATGCCGGTCGATCCGAACGAACCCACATACTGCCTGTGTCACCAGGTATCGTACGGCGAAATGATCGGTTGCGATAATCCAGAT TGTCCCATCGAATGGTTCCACTTTGCTTGTGTCGGGCTGACTACCAAGCCGAAAGGGAAATGGTTCTGCCCGAAGTGTTCGCAGGATCGGAAGAAAAAGTAG
- the LOC131681877 gene encoding inhibitor of growth protein 4-like isoform X2 translates to MTSALYLEHYLDGLEHLPNELKRNFTLMRDLDSRAQVLMKSIDEKANEFMKQLVNTKENFPEDVKKEKLRTIQELFNKAKEYGDDKVQLAIQTYELVDKHIRRLDSDLARFEGEIQDKTLNAREKSEEQVTKKGGRKKVKDVKNSAKKKRAASSEDEGRAAGATGTGVSGATSGNTSANGKGKNSKKQKKNAELDDSAQDGGHGTPHPSDVLDMPVDPNEPTYCLCHQVSYGEMIGCDNPDCPIEWFHFACVGLTTKPKGKWFCPKCSQDRKKK, encoded by the exons ATGACGTCGGCTTTGTATTTAGAGCACTATCTTGATG GATTGGAGCACTTACCGAATGAGCTGAAGCGTAACTTCACGTTGATGCGAGATTTGGACTCTCGAGCCCAGGTTCTCATGAAATCTATCGACGAGAAGGCTAATGAATTTATGAAGCAATTGGTAAACACCAAAGAAAACTTTCCGGAGGACGTGAAAAAGGAGAAGCTTCGCACAATCCAGGAACTGTTTAATAAGGCTAAGGAATATGGCGACGACAAGGTGCAGCTAGCCATTCAAACATATGAGCTAGTAGATAAACACATTCGCCGATTGGACTCGGATCTTGCTCGGTTTGAGGGAGAAATTCAGGACAAAACGTTGAATGCTCGAGAGAAATCGGAGGAACAGGTTACCAAAAAGGGTGGCCGGAAAAAGGTGAAGGATGTGAAGAATTCAGCCAAAAAGAAACGTGCCGCTTCTTCCGAGGATGAGGGAAGGGCAGCTGGAGCGACTGGAACCGGAGTTAGCGGAGCTACGAGTGGAAATACCAGCGCCAACGGTAAAGGCAAGAACAGCAAGAAGCAGAAG AAAAATGCAGAACTGGACGATAGTGCACAGGATGGTGGTCATGGTACTCCACACCCTAGTGATGTTCTTGACATGCCGGTCGATCCGAACGAACCCACATACTGCCTGTGTCACCAGGTATCGTACGGCGAAATGATCGGTTGCGATAATCCAGAT TGTCCCATCGAATGGTTCCACTTTGCTTGTGTCGGGCTGACTACCAAGCCGAAAGGGAAATGGTTCTGCCCGAAGTGTTCGCAGGATCGGAAGAAAAAGTAG